A DNA window from Deltaproteobacteria bacterium contains the following coding sequences:
- a CDS encoding acylase, producing the protein MNSSYHRSPRRTPRRRLAARAALSIAVAACGSPAPNAPPAAAPAAPAAEYRATVRWTGDGVPHVVADDLASAGYGQGYAFASLHVCAFAEQIVKVRGERARFFGPGPDNAYVDGDVAIRSLDVMGIARRALASASADARALLRGFADGYNRFLRDTPADGLPPACARAPWVRPIAEDDLAAYVVSVGMLGSAGYFLGDIARATPPASNGWAFGAERTANGRGLLVANPHFPWDGPLRFYESHVTVRGDFDVYGANLLGVPLVSIGFTDRVAWTHTFSASRRVVLYRLTLDPDRPTRYRIGDRWHDMTARQVAVDVRLPDGRIERRTHTSYTTVFGPVVESERLPWTGGQAFALRDVSLPNQPFDQYLAIARATGVDGVRRAIADYQGTPFVNTIAADRDGNVWYGDGSAVPDFTPAGAAAWALALRTVPEVRAAYDLGVVAADGALSVFALANRNPARPFSIPLAHAPQLRRRDYVLNANDSYWLTNASAPLTGFSPLYGPTGEPASLRTRMNHLLVAEVERFTIDAAKRQIVDNRALSAVLLREPVVARCRRGGPRIARACDTLAAWDGRFSVDSVGAVLWRELWAELGDDPWAVPFDPRDPIGTPRGLAPAPARGPDPVVDAIARAVDRLRAAGIDPYDTPLGAVQYTVKAGTRYPVPGSLAREGSVNPVAYRKRHDSALPRATTRPEPPINPATGLTRDGYAVDYGTSFLLVVGFDDDGPRAEAVLTYSNSSDPRSPHFADQTARWGTANPWRPVRYRAADIDADPALRVVDLREPRAR; encoded by the coding sequence ATGAACTCCTCATACCATCGATCGCCACGGCGCACGCCGCGCCGCCGACTCGCCGCGCGCGCGGCGCTGTCCATCGCGGTCGCCGCGTGCGGCAGCCCTGCGCCGAACGCGCCGCCAGCGGCGGCTCCGGCCGCACCCGCCGCCGAATACCGGGCCACCGTGCGATGGACCGGCGACGGCGTGCCGCACGTCGTCGCCGACGACCTCGCGAGCGCCGGCTACGGTCAGGGTTACGCGTTCGCGTCCTTGCACGTGTGCGCGTTCGCGGAGCAGATCGTCAAGGTGCGCGGCGAGCGCGCGCGGTTCTTCGGCCCGGGCCCCGACAACGCCTACGTCGACGGCGACGTCGCGATCCGGTCGCTCGACGTCATGGGCATCGCGCGGCGCGCCCTGGCCAGCGCGTCGGCCGACGCGCGCGCGCTCCTGCGCGGCTTCGCCGACGGATACAACCGGTTCCTCCGCGACACGCCGGCCGACGGCCTGCCGCCGGCGTGCGCCCGTGCGCCGTGGGTCCGGCCGATCGCCGAGGACGATCTCGCCGCCTACGTCGTGTCCGTCGGTATGCTCGGCAGCGCCGGCTACTTTCTCGGCGACATCGCGCGGGCGACCCCGCCGGCGTCCAACGGCTGGGCGTTCGGCGCGGAGCGCACGGCCAACGGGCGCGGTCTGTTGGTCGCCAACCCGCACTTTCCGTGGGACGGGCCGCTGCGATTTTACGAATCGCACGTCACGGTGCGCGGCGACTTCGACGTCTACGGCGCCAACCTGCTCGGCGTGCCGCTCGTGAGCATCGGCTTCACCGACCGCGTCGCGTGGACGCACACGTTCTCGGCGTCGCGACGGGTCGTGCTGTACCGGCTCACGCTCGATCCGGACCGGCCGACGCGCTACCGGATCGGCGATCGCTGGCACGACATGACCGCGCGGCAGGTGGCGGTCGACGTACGCCTCCCGGACGGCCGGATCGAGCGCCGCACGCACACCAGCTACACGACCGTGTTCGGGCCGGTGGTCGAAAGCGAGCGTCTGCCGTGGACCGGCGGCCAGGCGTTCGCCCTGCGCGACGTTTCGTTGCCCAACCAACCATTCGACCAGTACCTGGCCATCGCGCGCGCCACCGGCGTCGACGGCGTGCGCCGCGCGATCGCCGACTACCAGGGCACTCCGTTCGTCAACACGATCGCGGCCGACCGAGACGGCAACGTCTGGTACGGCGACGGCTCGGCCGTTCCGGACTTCACGCCGGCCGGCGCCGCGGCCTGGGCGCTCGCGCTGCGCACCGTCCCCGAGGTGCGCGCCGCCTACGATCTCGGCGTGGTCGCCGCCGACGGCGCGCTGTCCGTGTTCGCGCTCGCGAACCGCAACCCCGCCCGGCCGTTTTCGATCCCGTTGGCGCACGCCCCGCAGCTGCGCCGGCGCGACTACGTGCTCAACGCGAACGACTCGTACTGGCTCACCAACGCATCCGCGCCACTGACCGGGTTTTCACCGCTGTACGGGCCGACCGGCGAGCCGGCGAGCCTGCGCACGCGCATGAACCACCTGCTCGTCGCGGAGGTCGAGCGGTTCACGATCGACGCCGCGAAGCGACAGATCGTCGACAATCGCGCCCTGTCGGCCGTGCTGCTGCGGGAGCCGGTGGTGGCGCGCTGCCGCCGCGGCGGCCCGCGCATCGCGCGCGCGTGTGACACGCTCGCGGCGTGGGACGGCCGGTTCTCGGTCGACTCGGTCGGCGCCGTGCTGTGGCGCGAGCTGTGGGCGGAGCTCGGCGACGACCCGTGGGCGGTGCCGTTCGATCCGCGCGACCCGATCGGCACGCCGCGCGGGCTCGCCCCCGCGCCGGCGCGCGGACCGGACCCGGTCGTGGACGCGATCGCGCGCGCCGTCGACCGCCTGCGCGCGGCAGGCATCGATCCGTACGACACGCCGCTGGGCGCGGTGCAGTACACCGTCAAGGCGGGCACGCGATACCCGGTCCCCGGAAGCCTCGCGCGCGAAGGCTCGGTCAACCCCGTCGCCTACCGCAAGCGCCACGACAGCGCGTTGCCGCGCGCCACGACGAGGCCCGAGCCGCCGATCAACCCGGCGACCGGCCTGACCCGCGACGGCTACGCGGTCGACTACGGCACCAGCTTTCTGCTCGTCGTCGGGTTCGACGACGATGGACCGCGCGCCGAAGCGGTGCTCACCTATTCGAACTCGTCGGACCCGCGATCGCCGCACTTCGCGGACCAGACCGCGCGGTGGGGCACGGCCAACCCGTGGCGGCCCGTGCGCTATCGCGCGGCCGACATCGACGCCGACCCCGCGTTGCGCGTCGTCGACTTGCGCGAGCCGCGGGCCCGCTGA
- a CDS encoding YkgJ family cysteine cluster protein, whose protein sequence is MSALQRYHELAAKVDAFFARVAARHGEALRCAAGCDQCCRVRLTVTGVEADAIRAGLATLPPGERGAVAAAAAAAPADRCAALAPDGRCRIYPWRPLVCRSQGVPVRLADGRGLPVVTACELNFDGGGGLGAVDAGDVLDQQTLSTVLAAVDAARAAEVGRPAGARVDLAAVLAGAG, encoded by the coding sequence ATGTCCGCCTTGCAGCGCTATCACGAGTTGGCGGCGAAGGTCGACGCGTTCTTCGCGCGCGTGGCGGCGCGGCACGGCGAGGCGCTGCGCTGCGCGGCCGGCTGCGACCAGTGCTGCCGCGTGCGACTCACCGTCACCGGCGTCGAGGCGGACGCCATCCGCGCCGGGCTCGCGACGCTGCCGCCCGGCGAGCGCGGCGCCGTCGCCGCGGCCGCAGCCGCCGCGCCGGCGGATCGCTGTGCCGCGCTCGCGCCCGACGGCCGGTGCCGCATCTACCCGTGGCGGCCGCTGGTGTGCCGGTCGCAGGGCGTGCCGGTGCGGTTGGCCGACGGCCGCGGCCTGCCGGTCGTGACCGCGTGCGAGCTGAACTTCGACGGCGGCGGCGGGCTCGGCGCGGTCGACGCCGGGGACGTGCTCGACCAGCAGACCTTGTCGACCGTGTTGGCGGCCGTCGACGCCGCGCGCGCCGCCGAGGTCGGCCGGCCCGCCGGCGCCCGCGTCGACCTCGCCGCGGTCCTCGCCGGCGCCGGCTGA